GGCTATGTGGGATCATGGATTGGccaggggctggggcgggggggctgtaaactgggcaggggctgtgggaacATCATGGATTGGCTAGTGTCTGTCGGGGGGTCATGGCTGGACATGGGCTGTGAAGGGATAATGGCTGGGTCAGGAACTGTGGGGGGGTCATGGACTGAGCAAAGGCTGTGCAGGTGTAGCTGGATCaagggcctggggagggggtcaTGTCTGGGCAGCGGCTGTGGTGAGGTcatggcagggcaggggctgcgaGGGGtttgtggctggggcaggagctgtgaggtgttgtggctggctcaggggctccAGCCTCCTGGGGCTGTCCCTCAATGCTGCCTGTTCCACAGCTGCTTATACCAGTAACGAAGGGCCTGGAGCCGCTGCCTGTGTCCCCAGGAGCTGCTTCCCTGGGATCTGGCCAGGCCAAAGCTGGCCTGCACTGACCTCCCCTGTCTGGAACTGGCCAGTATGACCCTTCTGGGCAGCACTGAGTGACTGGGCTGATGATTCCCAGCCAGGGGATATAGAGGAGCCCAGCTCTAGGAGAGGGCTTGGAGCGTGGTCTCTTGTGGCTGCAGCAGGAGGGTGTGAGAGTGCAGGAAACCCTGAGCCgcctgctccaggctggggaaggtcCAGCCCCTTCAGCTATAGAGCCTGCGGGGCCCCACGGTCACAGCTGAGAACAAAGAATAAAGAGAGCCCTGAGGAAAGGGCTACAGGCTGAGCTGGACGTGCCTGATTGGCCCAGGCTGATGATCAGGTCCACCAGCCTTTGTGGGCCGACTAGCACTTAGAAACGATGGGAGTACGTGTGGTGTAAGAGCCTACACAGAACAGAATAGACAGGGAGAGAGCACACGTCAAGTGGgatgtgggtggggaggaggcatgggcagggaggggggatgcATGGGGCAGGACACCAGCAAGGAGGGGATACATGTAGGGAGGTGACAAGTGGGGTGAGACATGGGCAAGGAGGGAATATGTGTGGGACAtgtggggtgggatgtgggggggatACACATGAGTAGGTGGGATGTGTGGGGTGGAATGCAGGGGGATACACGAGGAAGTGGGATGGATGGGATGCAGTGGGGGGGAACATGGGGAGGTGAGACAGGCTGAGTGGGATGCAGGCAGGGGAGATACCTGAGGAAGTGGGATGCAGGGGGCGATACACATGGTGGGGTGGgataggctgcaggcagggaaacgcatggggaggtggggtgggatgcAGGGGGGATACACATCAGGAGGTGGGATGGGTAGGGTGGGATGCAGGCAGGGAAAAGTATGAGGAAGTGGGACAGGTCGGGTGAGATGCAGATGGGAGGATACATGTGGGGCAGGACCCAGACACAGAGGGGAACCCCTGCAAATTTCAATATCTGTTTGGATGGCTGTGAAGGGGCCCCTGCAAGCaagtgggatgggatggggtgagAGGGGGGTCTCCAGGGAGGGCAAGGCAGGGCTCCTCACACATAGTTCTTAAGGGCATAGCTCCCCAGGCTGGAGTGTTTCACCGCTTTGTACTTCATGGGGTACGGCGCATcttggctgggggggcaggagcagcacagggtgGCCCCCCCAAACACCAAGAGGGCACTTGAGGCCCAGCCCACATAGAGGGAAGCCCCCAGCTCCCTCTTTAAAGCCTCTGGAACCATGGGGTTATAGAAGTTGCTGATGATGGTGTTGGCTGACCAGGAAACAGGGATGAGCAGCCCAATCCCGGCCAGAATGAAGACAGCCCCAGCGGTGATGGAGATCTTGGCCTTGGCTCCCTTGTCATCGACGCACCTGGTGCACTCGGCCCCAAAGATGGCAATAAGGAGGGCAAGGAAGGACACCACAATGGAGACCACAACGAGGGCTCGGGCTGCCTGGAGGTCTGAGGAGAGGTCCAGCAGCGAGTCGTAGACCTTGCACTGCATTTGGCCTGTGCTCTCGTACACACAGTTCATCCACAGCCCCTCCCAGAACACCTGGGCCACGATGATGTTGGAGCCAATGAATGCCGTCACCTTCCACATGGGCAGCGCACAGGTCAGGATGgtgcccagccagcccagcaccGACAGGGCCAGGCCCCCCATCTGCACAGCCATCACCGTCATGGCTTACAGTAAGTCACGCTCTCACCTTTGGAGATAGTGGGAAGAGTGGATTAGAGATGCTGcactgcacgcacacacacactccaaaccgAATGCCGGTAATTTGTAGGAGGTGACACCAGGGGCTGCAACAGCACGGGGAGCTGGAGCAAGGCCCCAGATTAGCTGGTCAGACTCAGAAgacttggctctgccacagtctccctgggtcaccttgggcaagtcactctgaccttgctgtgcctcagtttcccatcgcTACGATGTGAGAAGAAGTGGCACTTGGGGCCTTATGTTGCATTGCACCACAGACCAAGTTCTAGGAGACAGAGCTGGCTTCCCATAGGCACAGCAGCCGTGATACCCATGGTTACGTTCGCCCAACCCTGTCCATTATACCCCCCGATGGCAAACTTTACCTGTTCAGGCTGAGCTTTTTCGGTGACTATTCTTCATGAAGGtggattgtgtgtgtgcatgtatacatGCATGTACATGTgcatatgtacatatatatttgtgcacatatatgtACATATGTGTATGTGTGCTCGTGATTTTCTGAATATTCCAGCTCCCCAGGCCATACTCACCAGCCTCAGTGAGTGGCCCACACTAACCAGACTCTGCCCCCAATTCCAATACCTCTTAGCCTAGGGGGAGGTGCACTAGGCTGAGAGTCAGGAGTtcaagacagaacaaggagcaatggtctcaagttgtggtggaggtttaggttggatattaggaaaaatgttttcactaagatggtggtgaagcattggaatgggttacctatggaggtggtggaatatcctCCCTTTTTTAtggtcaggcttaacaaagccttggctgggatgattttagggtgacctgatgtcccaatttcatagggatagttctgatatttggagcttttttttcatatgggctcctattaccaccccgtcccaatttttcacacttcctatctggtcactctaaatgatttagttgggaattggtcctgttttgagcagggggttggcctagatgacctcctgaggtcccttccaaccctgatactctatgattctaagtcttGCCTCGTTTGCTGACTGGTGGTGATACTTCTGTGACCTGCACTCCCTTATTCCTAAGACTCCTGGGATAGAACACAAGTCCCTAGTAGGGCAGACTCAAGTCTCATCCACTTAGCCACATTATCTCTCAGAAGTAATGTGCCAGGTCCATGTGCTTGGTTATTgctctctaaccactagacaacattcctctcccagagccaagaACAAAATCCATGCACTGCAcaccttccaatttctgcaacaaatgaggttctacatgtaagcagagtcaggatgagctttacactgacatctggtggtgaattatggtgagtgtggaaaag
The genomic region above belongs to Chelonoidis abingdonii isolate Lonesome George chromosome 20, CheloAbing_2.0, whole genome shotgun sequence and contains:
- the LOC116818749 gene encoding claudin-4-like, with the protein product MTVMAVQMGGLALSVLGWLGTILTCALPMWKVTAFIGSNIIVAQVFWEGLWMNCVYESTGQMQCKVYDSLLDLSSDLQAARALVVVSIVVSFLALLIAIFGAECTRCVDDKGAKAKISITAGAVFILAGIGLLIPVSWSANTIISNFYNPMVPEALKRELGASLYVGWASSALLVFGGATLCCSCPPSQDAPYPMKYKAVKHSSLGSYALKNYV